From Oncorhynchus mykiss isolate Arlee chromosome 6, USDA_OmykA_1.1, whole genome shotgun sequence, the proteins below share one genomic window:
- the LOC110506917 gene encoding uncharacterized protein LOC110506917, producing the protein MCTLSPREDTFSQRRHSRTEEEHNITDACLQLHKMASKYITEIEISIDSKKEEQLRGQGFHMMDVNLNQGNSSTTRVYMWYKKGNEEPITRVQFSFNDGMKDGPRSAGYTELPENINSGAKGNVIHLWYFSGASPKYDIPIVDLLLTTNVNAEAAQFKYGWERLPCDLNRGNSGDHINLWVKRESETYICDVAATTSFQEDINLFNKGYIRMDEDLNRGAGGSWIFLWYRQSTDQGCGVTRVNVSINHEQDFSLQQRGFSVVNVNLNEGTSGRPVFVWLKKDGSLPIKALTITSNPKADGPYEEAGLVFIEKSLNSGNNGVPLFLWYGK; encoded by the exons ATGTGTACactttctcccagagaagacactttctcccagagaagacactcCAGAACAGAGGAAGAGCACAACATCACTG ACGCTTGTCTCCAACTACATAAAATGGcttctaaatacatcacagaaATTGAAATCTCCATTGACTCTAAAAAGGAAGAACAGCTTCGTGGCCAAGGCTTTCACATGATGGATGTAAACCTCAACCAAGGCAATTCATCCACCACCAGAGTTTACATGTGGTACAAAAAGGGCAATGAAGAACCCATCACCAGAGTCCAGTTCTCATTCAATGATGGAATGAAAGATGGCCCAAGGAGTGCAGGGTACACTGAGCTCCCAGAAAACATCAACTCTGGAGCAAAGGGAAATGTCATCCATCTGTGGTACTTTAGTGGTGCAAGCCCTAAGTATGACATTCCCATTGTAGATCTGCTACTCACCACTAATGTGAATGCAGAGGCCGCTCAATTCAAATACGGCTGGGAAAGGCTACCATGTGATCTGAACCGCGGTAACTCAGGAGATCACATCAACCtctgggtgaagagagagagtgagacctaCATCTGTGACGTTGCTGCCACCACCTCATTCCAAGAAGACATCAACCTTTTCAACAAGGGCTACATCCGGATGGATGAAGATCTCAATAGAGGTGCTGGAGGAAGCTGGATCTTCCTCTGGTACCGTCAATCCACTGATCAGGGCTGCGGGGTCACCAGGGTGAATGTCTCCATCAACCATGAGCAGGATTTCAGCCTACAGCAGCGTGGTTTCTCCGTGGTGAATGTTAACCTCAACGAGGGAACATCCGGTCGGCCAGTGTTTGTCTGGCTCAAGAAAGATGGATCTCTCCCTATCAAGGCCTTGACCATTACATCCAACCCCAAGGCAGACGGTCCTTATGAGGAGGCCGGCTTGGTCTTCATTGAAAAAAGTCTGAATTCTGGCAACAACGGTGTGCCCCTCTTCCTCTGGTATGGCAAGTAA